In the Brienomyrus brachyistius isolate T26 chromosome 20, BBRACH_0.4, whole genome shotgun sequence genome, one interval contains:
- the LOC125715572 gene encoding E3 ubiquitin-protein ligase TRIM35-like, giving the protein MKTPVKMEAHCDLHGEKLLIFCEDDQESVCVVCQTSKSHRNHHFRPVEEAAQDMKEELRTALNLLNEKLEKIITFKQQYEKTGKHLKSQFQHIERRIKEEFEELHQFLREEEEARLAILRVEEMEKSERMKEKIENISKQVSTLSEKIRDTETTMESGDIFFLKCYEDLKARAQCSLQDPELESGALIDVAKHLGSLKFRVWEKMLGTVQYTPVTLDPNTASPWLSVSDDLTSVRNTAVKQQLPNNPERLVCYPDLQGSEGFSSGQHSWEVEVGDKPEWAVGVEKESVNRKGGVKYSPEDGFWVLYLRNGNKYEACTSPPTHLQLERNPQRIRVQLDYDRGQVSFFNPTDMSLIHTFKGTFTGRLFPYFYLGPNVDGSNPGALQICPVKVSVTVTSSQ; this is encoded by the exons atgaaaactccagtgaagatGGAAGCTCACTGCGATCTACATGGAGAGAAACTTCTGATCTTCTGTGAGGATGACCAAGAGTCCGTCTGTGTCGTGTGTCAGACATCAAAAAGTCACAGAAACCATCATTTCCGTCCCGTGGAAGAGGCAGCGCAGGATATGAAG GAGGAACTGAGAACAGCACTGAACCTATTAAATGAAAAGCTGGAGAAGATAATTACATTTAAACAGCAATATGAGAAAACAGGCAAACACTTAAAG AGTCAGTTTCAGCACATTGAGAGGAGGATAAAGGAGGAATTTGAGGAACTCCATCAGTTCctgagagaggaagaggaggccaGACTGGCTATACTGAGAGTGGAAGAGATGGAGAAGAGCGAGAGGATGAAGGAGAAGATAGAGAACATCTCCAAACAGGTCTCCACCCTGTCAGAGAAGATCAGAGATACTGAGACAACTATGGAATCTGGAGACATCTTCTTCTTAAAG TGCTACGAGGATCTGAAAGCCAG AGCCCAGTGCTCACTGCAGGACCCAGAGCTGGAGTCAGGGGCGCTGATAGATGTGGCCAAACACCTGGGATCTCTGAAGTTCAGAGTCTGGGAGAAGATGCTGGGGACAGTGCAGTACA CTCCTGTGACTCTGGACCCAAACACTGCATCCCCCTGGCTGTCAGTGTCAGATGATCTGACCAGCGTGAGAAACACTGCCGTGAAACAGCAGCTACCGAACAACCCGGAGCGGCTGGTCTGTTACCCCGATCTGCAGGGATCTGAGGGGTTTAGCTCAGGACAACACAGCTgggaggtggaggtgggggaCAAACCTGAGTGGGCTGTAGGGGTCGAAAAAGAGTCTGTTAACAGGAAGGGGGGCGTAAAGTACAGCCCAGAGGATGGATTCTGGGTTCTGTATCTAAGGAACGGTAACAAGTATGAAGCATGTACCTCACCACCAACCCACCTGCAATTGGAGAGGAATCCACAGAGGATCAGGGTGCAGCTGGACTATGACAGGGGGCAGGTGTCCTTCTTCAACCCCACTGACATGTCACTCATCCACACCTTTAAAGGAACATTCACTGGGAGACTGTTTCCATATTTCTATcttggtccaaatgttgatggCAGTAACCCTGGAGCACTGCAGATCTGCCCAGTAaaggtgtctgtgacagtgacgTCATCCCAGTAA
- the LOC125715569 gene encoding nuclear factor 7, brain-like — MAAAASSLDEELCCAVCSDFFKDPVLLKCSHSFCRVCLQKFWKENSSRECPLCRRKSSVDDPPVNLTLRNVVESYLQQRSVRNVAEKNESRCSLHGEKLLFFCENDQELLCVACQNSRKHRDHQLCLVEEAAQDKKEDLRASLIPLNEKLEKFTKVKQESEKTAKHIKSQSQHTEKRIKEEFEELHQFLREEEEARLAILRVEEKEKSEKMKEKIENISKQVSTLTEKIRDIEKAIGAENISFLKTVNDTKERAQCSLQDPELESGALIDVAKHLGSLKFTVWEKMMETVQYTPVTLDPNTAHARLFLSDHVTTVGHTGERMKIPNNPERFDSCVNVLGSEGFNSGKHSWEVEVGDKPAWDLGVVIGSVKRKGRVTCSPENGFWIIGLRKGDEYEAYSTPSTRLRLKRKPQRIRVHLDYDRGEVSFFNPTDMSLIHLFKDTFTGTLFPLFSPCVNNDGSNPGSLKICPVKVSVTVM, encoded by the exons ATGGCTgctgcagcttcatctctggACGAGGAGCTCTGCTGTGCTGTTTGCTCGGACTTCTTCAAGGATCCTGTTCTCCTGAAGTGCAGCCACAGCTTCTGTAGAGTCTGTCTGCAGAAGTTCTGGAAAGAGAACAGCTCTCGGGAGTGTCCATTATGCAGGAGGAAGTCCTCCGTGGACGATCCCCCTGTCAACCTAACCTTAAGGAACGTCGTGGAGTCATATTTACAGCAAAGGAGTGTTAGAAATGTGGCAGAAAAGAATGAATCTCGCTGCAGCCTCCATGGAGAGAAGCTTCTATTCTTCTGTGAGAACGACCAGGAGCTTCTCTGTGTTGCTTGTCAAAATTCAAGAAAACACAGAGACCACCAGCTCTGTCTAGTGGAAGAAGCTGCACAGGATAAGAAG GAGGACCTCAGAGCTTCATTGATTCCATTAAATGAAAAGCTGGAGAAGTTTACAAAAGTTAAACAAGAGTCTGAGaaaacagccaaacacatcaag AGTCAGTCCCAGCACACTGAGAAGAGGATCAAGGAGGAATTTGAGGAACTCCATCAGTTCctgagagaggaagaggaggccaGACTGGCTATACTGAGAGTGGAAGAGAAGGAAAAGAGTGAGAAGATGAAGGAGAAGATAGAGAACATCTCCAAACAGGTCTCCACCTTGACAGAGAAGATCAGAGACATTGAGAAGGCCATAGGTGCTGAGAACATCTCCTTCCTGAAG ACTGTCAACGACACCAAAGAAAG AGCCCAGTGCTCACTGCAAGACCCAGAGCTGGAGTCAGGGGCACTGATAGATGTGGCCAAACACCTGGGCTCTCTGAAGTTCACAGTCTGGGAGAAGATGATGgagacagtacagtaca CTCCTGTGactctggaccccaacacagctcACGCTAGACTCTTTCTGTCTGATCATGTGACCACTGTAGGACACACTGGAGAAAGAATGAAGATCCCTAACAACCCAGAGAGGTTCGATTCGTGTGTGAATGTGCTGGGATCTGAGGGGTTTAACTCGGGAAAACACAGCTgggaggtggaggtgggggaCAAACCTGCCTGGGATCTGGGCGTTGTGATAGGGTCTGTTAAGAGGAAGGGCAGGGTTACATGCAGCCCAGAGAATGGATTCTGGATCATAGGTCTGAGGAAAGGTGATGAGTATGaagcttacagcacaccatCAACCCGCCTGCGACTGAAGAGGAAACCGCAGAGGATCAGAGTGCATCTGGACTATGACAGGGGGGAGGTGTCCTTCTTCAACCCCACTGACATGTCACTCATCCACCTCTTCAAAGACACATTCACTGGGACCCTGTTTCCATTATTCtctccatgtgtaaataatgaTGGAAGCAACCCTGGATCCCTGAAGATCTGCCCAGTAAAGGTGTCTGTGACGGTGATGTGA